A single region of the Leptothrix cholodnii SP-6 genome encodes:
- a CDS encoding EI24 domain-containing protein, whose amino-acid sequence MASVFNAFWRAAAYCLHPRLIVLSLLPVLVAGGAAFGLAYFFWDAAVDIVRLAIDGFVLLAPVTGWLNEISGGAFRSLIGPLVVVALSVPVLLISAMLLVSAFMGSVIVDLVARRRFPDLERRRGGSWWGSLAGSLGYTLLAVLLLLISIPFWLIPPLVLVLPPLIWGWLSFKVMSYDALAEHASREERQQLMREHRWPLLAIGLITGYLGAAPSLVWATGAMMLPMMPLLMPVFVWLYTLVFAFACAWFTHYCLAALARLRHDRLPEIVPPAVPVVTTTPPPRLDTNLPFPPA is encoded by the coding sequence ATGGCTTCTGTGTTCAATGCCTTCTGGCGCGCCGCCGCCTATTGCCTGCACCCGCGGCTGATCGTGCTGTCCTTGCTGCCGGTGCTGGTGGCCGGTGGCGCCGCCTTCGGGCTGGCGTATTTCTTCTGGGACGCAGCGGTCGACATCGTGCGCCTCGCGATCGACGGTTTCGTGCTCCTGGCCCCCGTCACCGGTTGGCTCAACGAGATCAGCGGCGGCGCCTTCCGCAGCCTGATCGGGCCGCTGGTGGTGGTGGCGCTGAGCGTGCCGGTGCTGCTGATCAGCGCGATGCTGCTGGTGTCGGCCTTCATGGGTTCGGTGATCGTCGACCTGGTGGCGCGGCGCCGCTTTCCGGATCTGGAGCGCCGCCGTGGCGGCTCGTGGTGGGGCTCGCTGGCCGGCTCGCTCGGCTACACGCTGCTCGCGGTGCTGCTGCTGCTGATCTCGATCCCGTTCTGGCTGATCCCGCCGCTGGTGCTGGTGCTGCCGCCGCTGATCTGGGGCTGGCTGAGCTTCAAGGTCATGAGCTACGACGCGCTGGCCGAACACGCCAGCCGCGAGGAGCGCCAGCAGCTGATGCGCGAGCACCGCTGGCCGCTGCTGGCGATCGGCCTGATCACCGGCTACCTGGGCGCGGCGCCGTCGCTGGTGTGGGCCACCGGCGCCATGATGCTGCCGATGATGCCGCTGCTGATGCCGGTCTTCGTCTGGCTCTACACGCTGGTGTTCGCCTTCGCCTGCGCCTGGTTCACCCACTACTGCCTGGCGGCACTGGCCCGGTTGCGGCACGACCGCCTGCCCGAGATCGTGCCGCCGGCCGTGCCCGTGGTGACCACGACACCACCGCCCAGGCTCGACACGAACCTCCCCTTCCCTCCTGCATGA
- a CDS encoding competence/damage-inducible protein A → MNFGLIIIGDEILSGKRQDKHLSKVIELLGARGLSLAWAQYLGDDPARITAALRIAFASGDAVFSCGGIGATPDDHTRQCAAAALDRPLALHPQARDLIMERVRKLAIEKGWSDDPEHPDTVHRLNMGVFPEGAEIITNPYNQIPGFSVGEVHFVPGFPVMAHPMIEALLDTRYAHLHGAQVQEERSVIVYGAMEASLTPLMIDIEARFGGIKVFSLPSVDHPVHGRHIELGVKGRGTALAEAYAALLAGLTAFGARTGPEMVR, encoded by the coding sequence ATGAACTTCGGACTCATCATCATCGGCGACGAGATCCTGTCGGGCAAACGCCAGGACAAGCACCTGAGCAAGGTGATCGAGCTGCTCGGCGCCCGCGGCCTGAGCCTGGCCTGGGCGCAGTACCTCGGCGACGACCCGGCGCGCATCACCGCCGCGCTGCGCATCGCGTTTGCCAGCGGCGACGCGGTGTTCTCGTGCGGCGGCATCGGCGCCACGCCCGACGACCACACCCGCCAGTGCGCCGCCGCCGCACTCGACCGGCCGCTCGCCCTGCACCCGCAGGCGCGCGACCTGATCATGGAGCGCGTGCGCAAGCTGGCGATCGAGAAGGGCTGGTCCGACGATCCCGAGCATCCGGACACGGTGCACCGCCTCAACATGGGCGTGTTCCCCGAGGGAGCCGAAATCATTACCAACCCCTACAACCAGATCCCCGGCTTCTCGGTCGGCGAGGTGCATTTCGTGCCCGGATTCCCGGTCATGGCGCATCCGATGATCGAAGCCCTGCTCGACACCCGCTACGCGCACCTGCACGGCGCGCAGGTGCAGGAGGAGCGCTCGGTGATCGTCTACGGTGCGATGGAGGCCAGCCTGACGCCGCTGATGATCGACATCGAGGCGCGCTTCGGGGGCATCAAGGTCTTCAGCCTGCCCAGCGTCGACCACCCGGTGCACGGCCGCCACATCGAACTGGGCGTCAAGGGCCGCGGCACGGCACTGGCCGAGGCCTACGCGGCCTTGCTGGCAGGACTGACAGCCTTTGGCGCCCGAACGGGCCCCGAAATGGTGCGCTGA
- the glnA gene encoding type I glutamate--ammonia ligase: MAKTVADVMNMVKENEVKFVDFRFTDTRGKEQHVTVPVSHFDEDKFTSGHAFDGSSIAGWKGIEASDMQLMPDPNTANIDPFFEEPTMILTCDVVEPGDGKPYERDPRSLAKRAEAYMKSTGLGDTAYFGPEPEFFVFDSVRWNADMSGCFVSIESEEAAWNTGKDYEHGNKGFRPAVKGGYFPVPPVDSSQDMRSEMCLILESLGIPVEVHHHEVATAGQMELGTKFSTLIQRADWVQLQKYVIHNVAAAYGKTATFMPKPIVGDNGSGMHVHQSVWKDGKNLFAGDGYAGLSDFALYYIGGIIKHARALNAITNPGTNSYKRLVPGFEAPVKLAYSAKNRSASIRIPHVANPKGRRVEARFPDPLMNPYLGFAALLMAGLDGVENKIHPGEPASKDLYHLPPEEDAKIPTVCSSLEQALEYLDKGRSFLTKGGVFTDSYLDAYIELKMQEVTRMRMTTHPIEFDMYYTL; encoded by the coding sequence ATGGCCAAGACCGTCGCCGACGTGATGAACATGGTGAAGGAAAACGAAGTCAAGTTCGTCGACTTCCGTTTCACCGACACCCGCGGCAAGGAACAGCACGTCACCGTGCCTGTTTCCCATTTCGATGAAGACAAGTTCACGTCGGGTCACGCCTTCGACGGTTCGTCGATCGCCGGCTGGAAGGGCATCGAAGCCTCGGACATGCAGCTCATGCCCGACCCGAACACGGCCAACATCGATCCGTTCTTCGAAGAGCCGACGATGATCCTGACCTGCGACGTGGTCGAGCCCGGTGACGGCAAGCCCTACGAGCGCGATCCGCGTTCGCTGGCCAAGCGCGCCGAGGCCTACATGAAGTCCACCGGCCTGGGCGACACCGCCTACTTCGGCCCGGAACCCGAGTTCTTCGTCTTCGACAGCGTGCGCTGGAACGCCGACATGTCGGGCTGCTTCGTCTCGATCGAGTCGGAAGAAGCCGCCTGGAACACCGGCAAGGACTACGAGCACGGCAACAAGGGCTTCCGCCCCGCCGTCAAGGGTGGCTACTTCCCCGTGCCGCCGGTCGACTCGTCGCAAGACATGCGCTCGGAGATGTGCCTGATCCTCGAATCGCTGGGCATCCCGGTCGAAGTGCATCACCACGAAGTGGCGACCGCCGGCCAGATGGAACTGGGCACCAAGTTCAGCACGCTGATCCAGCGCGCCGACTGGGTCCAGCTGCAGAAGTACGTGATCCACAACGTCGCGGCCGCCTACGGCAAGACCGCCACGTTCATGCCCAAGCCGATCGTCGGTGACAACGGCAGCGGCATGCACGTGCACCAGTCGGTCTGGAAGGACGGCAAGAACCTGTTCGCCGGTGACGGCTACGCCGGCCTGTCGGACTTCGCGCTGTACTACATCGGCGGCATCATCAAGCACGCCCGTGCGCTCAACGCCATCACCAACCCCGGCACCAACAGCTACAAGCGCCTGGTCCCCGGCTTCGAAGCCCCGGTGAAGCTGGCCTACTCGGCCAAGAACCGCTCGGCCTCGATCCGCATCCCGCACGTCGCCAATCCGAAGGGCCGCCGCGTCGAAGCGCGTTTCCCGGATCCGCTGATGAACCCGTACCTGGGTTTTGCCGCGCTGCTGATGGCCGGTCTGGACGGCGTGGAAAACAAGATCCATCCGGGCGAGCCCGCCTCGAAGGACCTGTACCACCTGCCGCCGGAAGAAGACGCGAAGATCCCGACCGTGTGCTCGAGCCTGGAACAGGCCCTCGAGTATCTGGACAAGGGCCGCAGCTTCCTGACCAAGGGTGGCGTGTTCACCGACTCGTACCTCGATGCCTACATCGAGCTGAAGATGCAGGAAGTCACGCGCATGCGCATGACCACGCACCCGATCGAGTTCGACATGTACTACACGCTGTGA
- the glnL gene encoding nitrogen regulation protein NR(II), which yields MSLLRGNPYDAFDHLATMVAVLKADGRCVYANAAFEAVLGLPRRALQKSRMFDWFVESHLLQSTFRAVVDNEYSTGRLEALLRRAPGNNGDPLPVHAIVTQIDHGEQVLLELVEIEQQSRQDRETRTLDQVRVTKELIRNLAHEIKNPLGGIRGAAQLLEMELDDKSLTEYTQVIIHEADRLQALVDRLLAPHRRPHIVAEVNIHEVLERVRSLVLAEFSKGLVIVRDYDASLPEFRGDREQLIQAVLNITHNAALALTQRRQDGDARIVLRTRAARQVTIDRTRYRLALDLHIEDNGPGVPAEIRDRIFFPLVSGRDGGSGLGLTLAQDFIQQHHGLIECESEAGRTVFKIQIPLP from the coding sequence ATGAGTCTGTTGCGAGGCAACCCCTACGACGCCTTCGACCACCTCGCCACGATGGTGGCGGTGCTCAAGGCCGACGGCCGCTGCGTCTACGCCAACGCCGCCTTCGAGGCCGTGCTGGGCCTGCCGCGGCGGGCACTGCAGAAGTCGCGCATGTTCGACTGGTTCGTCGAGTCGCACCTGCTGCAGAGCACCTTCCGCGCGGTGGTCGACAACGAATACAGCACCGGCCGGCTCGAGGCGCTGCTGCGCCGCGCGCCCGGCAACAACGGCGATCCGCTGCCGGTGCATGCGATCGTCACGCAGATCGACCACGGCGAGCAGGTGCTGCTGGAGCTGGTCGAGATCGAGCAGCAGTCGCGCCAGGATCGCGAGACCCGCACGCTCGACCAGGTCCGCGTGACCAAGGAGCTGATCCGCAACCTGGCGCACGAGATCAAGAATCCGCTGGGCGGCATCCGCGGCGCGGCGCAACTGCTCGAGATGGAGCTCGACGACAAGTCGCTGACCGAATACACCCAGGTCATCATCCACGAGGCCGACCGCCTGCAGGCGCTGGTCGACCGGCTGCTGGCGCCGCACCGGCGCCCGCACATCGTCGCCGAGGTCAACATCCACGAGGTGCTGGAGCGCGTGCGCTCGCTGGTGCTGGCCGAGTTCTCGAAGGGGCTGGTGATCGTGCGCGACTACGACGCCTCGCTGCCCGAGTTCCGCGGCGACCGCGAGCAGCTGATCCAGGCGGTGCTCAACATCACCCACAACGCCGCGCTGGCGCTGACCCAGCGCCGCCAGGACGGCGACGCCCGCATCGTGCTGCGCACCCGCGCCGCCCGCCAGGTCACGATCGACCGCACCCGCTATCGACTGGCACTGGACTTGCATATCGAGGACAACGGACCCGGCGTGCCCGCCGAAATCCGCGATCGCATCTTCTTCCCGCTGGTCTCCGGCCGGGACGGTGGATCAGGCCTCGGATTGACGCTGGCACAGGACTTCATCCAGCAGCACCACGGCCTGATCGAGTGTGAAAGCGAAGCCGGGCGCACCGTGTTCAAGATACAGATTCCGCTGCCTTAG
- the ntrC gene encoding nitrogen regulation protein NR(I), producing MKPIWIVDDDQSIRFVLEKALAREELPVRSFTNPRDVLLALEDDSPQVLVSDIRMPGGSGIDLLAKVKERHPGLPVIIMTAYSDLDSAVSAFQGGAFEYLPKPFDLPKAVELIRRAVDESLREESVDEHVTEVPEMLGQAPAMQDVFRAIGRLSQSNVTVLITGESGSGKELVARALHKHSQRSAGPFVAINTAAIPKDLLESELFGHERGAFTGAQATRRGRFEQAEGGTLFLDEIGDMPFDLQTRLLRVLSDGQFYRVGGHSPQKASVRVIAATHQNLEERVRDGAFREDLFHRLNVIRLRLPALRERREDIPGLVRHFLQRSAKDLGGEPKRLSDAAMVLMANFDFPGNVRQLENICHWLTVMAPAQVVDPKDLPPEVLGTLPAMAPAGGHGLVSSPPMLAQPGSGSAATEAPRSAPPAVGSNWLGDLELEARALLDSGQPDVWDHLTRLFEGRLIQTALAITKGRRIEAAHKLGIGRNTITRKIQELGLD from the coding sequence ATGAAACCCATCTGGATCGTTGACGACGACCAATCCATCCGCTTCGTTCTGGAGAAGGCACTGGCCCGCGAGGAGCTGCCGGTGCGCAGCTTCACCAATCCACGCGATGTGCTGCTCGCGCTCGAGGACGACTCGCCGCAGGTGCTGGTGAGCGACATCCGCATGCCCGGCGGCTCGGGCATCGACCTGCTGGCCAAGGTCAAGGAGCGCCACCCCGGCCTGCCGGTCATCATCATGACCGCCTACTCCGACCTCGACAGCGCCGTCTCGGCCTTCCAGGGCGGCGCCTTCGAGTACCTGCCCAAACCCTTCGACCTGCCGAAAGCGGTCGAGCTGATCCGCCGCGCGGTCGACGAGAGCCTGCGCGAGGAAAGTGTCGACGAGCACGTCACCGAAGTGCCCGAGATGCTCGGCCAGGCGCCGGCGATGCAGGACGTGTTCCGCGCCATCGGCCGTCTCAGCCAGAGCAACGTCACGGTGCTGATCACCGGCGAATCGGGCTCGGGCAAGGAGCTGGTGGCGCGCGCGCTGCACAAGCACAGCCAGCGCAGCGCCGGGCCGTTCGTGGCGATCAACACGGCGGCGATCCCGAAGGACCTGCTCGAGAGCGAACTGTTCGGCCACGAGCGCGGCGCCTTCACCGGCGCGCAGGCAACGCGGCGCGGCCGCTTCGAGCAGGCCGAAGGTGGCACGCTGTTCCTCGACGAGATCGGCGACATGCCGTTCGACCTGCAGACCCGCCTGCTGCGGGTGCTCAGCGATGGCCAGTTCTACCGCGTCGGCGGCCATTCGCCGCAGAAGGCCAGCGTGCGGGTGATTGCCGCGACCCACCAGAACCTCGAGGAGCGGGTGCGCGACGGCGCCTTCCGCGAAGACCTGTTCCACCGCCTCAACGTCATCCGCCTGCGCCTGCCGGCGCTGCGCGAACGGCGCGAGGACATCCCCGGGCTGGTCCGCCATTTCCTGCAGCGCAGCGCCAAGGATCTCGGCGGCGAGCCCAAGCGCCTGTCGGACGCGGCGATGGTCCTGATGGCGAATTTCGACTTCCCCGGCAACGTGCGCCAGCTCGAGAACATCTGCCACTGGCTGACCGTGATGGCGCCGGCCCAGGTGGTCGACCCGAAGGACCTGCCGCCCGAGGTGCTCGGCACCCTGCCGGCGATGGCGCCTGCGGGTGGCCACGGCCTGGTGTCGAGCCCTCCGATGCTGGCGCAACCGGGCAGCGGCAGCGCGGCGACCGAAGCGCCACGCAGCGCGCCGCCGGCGGTCGGCAGCAACTGGCTCGGCGACCTCGAACTCGAGGCCCGCGCCCTGCTCGACAGCGGCCAGCCCGACGTCTGGGATCACCTGACCCGGCTGTTCGAGGGCCGGCTGATCCAGACCGCGCTGGCGATCACCAAGGGCCGGCGCATCGAGGCGGCACACAAGCTCGGCATCGGCCGCAACACCATCACGCGCAAGATCCAGGAACTCGGCCTGGATTGA
- a CDS encoding Crp/Fnr family transcriptional regulator produces METLDTLTAAPRAPRAVHLPKPRRRLAAAPPAPADPAPWQIAMGSPPLTPAEMALLLQLAQRHSVHAGDVVLDPGETARSLVLLLSGDVVLGSRAHDGGLRTERSLAGPAWLDASSAWLGEPYAMEALALSDVVIAEIPLDALKTHLTTHPQLAQRFCVNLARRVNELTEASRNLLHNDAPARFARWLLQRCPGTLDHCELRLQERKRDIAQQLAMTPETLSRLMRSFESRGVVSVRGYNLSVHDLPALRALAGDDA; encoded by the coding sequence GTGGAGACTCTGGACACCCTCACCGCCGCACCGCGGGCGCCGCGTGCAGTTCATCTGCCCAAACCGCGCCGGCGGCTGGCTGCCGCCCCGCCCGCGCCGGCCGATCCGGCACCCTGGCAGATCGCCATGGGCTCGCCGCCCCTGACCCCGGCCGAAATGGCCTTGCTGCTGCAACTGGCGCAGCGACACAGCGTGCATGCCGGCGACGTCGTGCTCGACCCCGGCGAGACCGCCCGTTCGCTGGTGCTGCTGCTGTCGGGCGACGTGGTGCTCGGTTCACGCGCCCACGACGGCGGCCTGCGCACCGAACGCAGCCTGGCCGGCCCGGCCTGGCTCGACGCCAGTTCGGCCTGGCTCGGCGAGCCCTACGCGATGGAGGCGCTGGCGCTGTCGGACGTCGTGATCGCCGAGATCCCGCTCGATGCGCTGAAGACGCACCTGACCACGCATCCGCAGCTGGCGCAGCGCTTCTGCGTCAACCTGGCGCGGCGCGTCAACGAGCTGACCGAAGCCTCGCGCAACCTGCTGCACAACGACGCCCCGGCGCGTTTTGCCCGCTGGCTGCTGCAGCGCTGCCCCGGCACGCTCGATCACTGCGAGCTGCGCCTGCAGGAGCGCAAGCGCGACATCGCCCAGCAGCTGGCGATGACACCCGAGACGCTGTCGCGCCTGATGCGCAGCTTCGAGTCGCGTGGCGTGGTCAGCGTGCGCGGCTACAACCTCAGCGTGCACGACCTGCCGGCGCTGCGCGCACTGGCGGGCGACGACGCCTGA
- a CDS encoding dienelactone hydrolase family protein has translation MLDTGLPQARTSPAPDSDRGRRGFLRAALGSGFAAAVLPVVAQTEIRTDAVGLEVGEVTIDVAGFKMPAYRAAPAGRSNLPVVLVVSEIFGVHEHIADVARRFAKLGYLAIAPELFVRQGDAGSYGEIARLIAEVISQVPDAQVMADLDATVAWARTHGGDTSRLAITGFCWGGRITWLYSAHNPTVKAGVAWYGRLVGAPSALTPRHPLDLAGDLKAPVLGLYGGQDSGIPLDTVDKMKAALSGGPAAATASRFVIYPDAPHAFHADYRPSYRKDAADDGWQRCQAWLRSHGVA, from the coding sequence ATGCTCGACACCGGATTGCCGCAAGCCCGCACTTCGCCAGCCCCTGATTCGGACCGCGGCAGGCGCGGTTTCCTGCGTGCGGCCCTGGGCAGCGGATTTGCCGCCGCGGTGCTGCCGGTGGTGGCGCAGACCGAGATCCGCACCGATGCCGTCGGGCTCGAGGTCGGCGAGGTCACGATCGACGTCGCCGGCTTCAAGATGCCGGCCTACCGCGCCGCGCCGGCCGGCCGCAGCAACCTGCCGGTGGTGCTGGTGGTGAGCGAGATCTTCGGCGTGCACGAGCACATCGCCGACGTGGCCCGGCGCTTTGCCAAGCTTGGCTACCTGGCCATCGCGCCCGAGCTGTTCGTGCGCCAGGGCGATGCCGGCAGCTACGGCGAGATCGCCAGGCTGATCGCCGAGGTCATCAGCCAGGTGCCCGACGCGCAGGTGATGGCCGATCTCGACGCCACCGTGGCCTGGGCGCGCACGCACGGCGGCGACACCTCGCGCCTGGCGATCACCGGCTTCTGCTGGGGCGGGCGCATCACCTGGCTGTACAGCGCGCACAACCCGACGGTGAAGGCCGGCGTGGCCTGGTACGGACGGCTGGTGGGCGCGCCGAGCGCCTTGACGCCGCGCCATCCGCTCGACCTGGCGGGCGACCTGAAGGCGCCGGTGCTCGGCCTCTACGGCGGGCAGGACAGCGGCATCCCGCTCGACACGGTCGACAAGATGAAGGCCGCCTTGTCGGGCGGGCCGGCCGCGGCGACGGCGTCACGCTTCGTGATCTACCCGGACGCGCCGCATGCCTTTCATGCCGACTACCGGCCGAGCTACCGCAAGGATGCGGCCGACGACGGCTGGCAGCGCTGCCAGGCCTGGTTGCGCTCGCACGGCGTGGCCTGA
- a CDS encoding response regulator, with translation MTALVYVIEDDDDVARLVVHALHEFGFLTETFRSGAAVLRRLQTERPELFIVDLGLPDMDGMALVREIGAMGNSGVLILTGRGHTVDRVMGLELGGDDYMVKPFEPRELVARVRSILRRRTAPGAGCGAPQRRYASFLGWTLDCAANVLRAADGAEHLLGTAETQVLRVFVERPHQILTREQLVGSRDLSPLDRSIDVRISRLRRKLEPDPQHPTLIKTVYGAGYLFAAAVSWS, from the coding sequence ATGACCGCGCTGGTCTACGTGATCGAGGACGACGACGACGTCGCCCGCCTGGTGGTGCACGCCCTGCACGAGTTCGGTTTCCTCACCGAGACCTTCCGCAGCGGCGCCGCCGTGCTGCGCCGGCTGCAGACCGAACGGCCCGAGCTGTTCATCGTCGACCTCGGCCTGCCCGACATGGACGGCATGGCGCTGGTGCGCGAGATCGGCGCCATGGGCAATTCCGGCGTGCTGATCCTGACCGGCCGCGGCCACACGGTCGACCGCGTGATGGGGCTGGAACTCGGTGGCGACGACTACATGGTCAAGCCTTTCGAGCCGCGCGAGCTGGTGGCGCGGGTGCGCAGCATCCTGCGCCGCCGCACGGCACCCGGCGCGGGCTGCGGCGCGCCGCAGCGCCGCTACGCCAGCTTCCTGGGCTGGACGCTCGACTGCGCCGCCAACGTGCTGCGCGCGGCCGACGGCGCCGAACACCTGCTGGGCACCGCCGAGACCCAGGTGCTGCGCGTGTTCGTCGAACGCCCGCACCAGATCCTGACCCGCGAGCAGCTGGTCGGCTCGCGCGACCTCTCGCCGCTGGACCGCAGCATCGACGTGCGCATCTCGCGCCTGCGCCGCAAGCTCGAGCCCGACCCGCAACACCCCACCCTCATCAAGACCGTCTACGGCGCCGGCTATCTGTTCGCTGCGGCCGTGAGCTGGTCCTGA
- a CDS encoding PAS-domain containing protein, with translation MTATIPDAASDRLKRHESLQAGLDLIDQGFTLIDGDLRFVAWNEAFIRLLDFPREMVFVGAPFESFMRYNAARGEYGPGDAPAYVAERMAAARRFTPHEIERTRPNGQVLRVRGVPVPGIGFVTLYSDITAQKAAERQIREHAALLEARVAERTAALRHSEAQLRLITDSIPALVAYVDRTRCYRYVNRGYQEWFGLDPARPAAISAREFLGASTYEGIKGHVAQAFSGQPASFDYELTRIDGSRIRVHTSLIPDIGADGQVAGCFELTFDNTEHLRAQELVLRAQKMEALGQLTGGLAHDFNNLLTVIIGNLGILTEQRRDTADTAEFVAPALQAARRGAELIRRLLSFARQQPLAAVAVNVHQALIDVARLVRRSLPESLQIEVQAQSGLWIWIDPAELETALLNLLLNARDATAGNGRVSIRASAAELLPDAAGDRGLAPGRYVRIDVSDDGCGMDEATRSRLFDPFFTTKPPGSGTGLGMAMVYGFVNQSGGAIDVESAPDRGTTISIWLPATDAPDDEALDVPAELPPGAQPQGLALLVEDDAAVRQVVRHNLLALGYAVLEAGNGAEARQMLAHAPGITLLLTDVVMPGGVDGRDLAREARDLHHVPRVLLMSGHAPARAEAGDLPLLRKPFSAAELAAALREPRE, from the coding sequence TTGACTGCCACGATCCCCGACGCCGCGAGTGATCGGCTCAAACGCCACGAGTCGCTGCAGGCCGGGCTCGACCTGATCGACCAGGGCTTCACGCTGATCGACGGCGATCTGCGTTTCGTCGCCTGGAACGAGGCCTTCATCCGGCTGCTCGATTTCCCGCGCGAGATGGTCTTCGTCGGTGCGCCGTTCGAGAGCTTCATGCGCTACAACGCCGCGCGCGGCGAATACGGCCCCGGCGACGCGCCGGCCTACGTGGCCGAGCGCATGGCCGCGGCACGCCGCTTCACCCCGCACGAGATCGAACGCACCCGCCCCAACGGCCAGGTGCTGCGGGTGCGTGGCGTGCCGGTGCCGGGCATCGGCTTCGTCACGCTGTATTCGGACATTACGGCGCAGAAGGCGGCCGAGCGGCAGATCCGCGAACACGCCGCGCTGCTCGAGGCCCGCGTGGCCGAGCGCACCGCCGCGCTGCGCCACAGCGAGGCGCAGCTGCGCCTGATCACCGACTCGATCCCGGCACTGGTGGCCTATGTCGACCGCACACGCTGCTACCGCTACGTGAACCGCGGCTACCAGGAGTGGTTCGGGCTCGACCCGGCCCGGCCGGCGGCGATCAGCGCACGCGAATTCCTGGGCGCTTCGACTTACGAAGGCATCAAGGGCCACGTGGCGCAGGCCTTCTCGGGCCAGCCGGCGAGCTTCGACTACGAACTCACGCGCATCGACGGCTCGCGCATCCGCGTGCACACCTCGCTGATCCCCGACATCGGCGCCGACGGCCAGGTGGCCGGCTGTTTCGAGCTCACCTTCGACAACACCGAACACCTGCGTGCGCAGGAGCTGGTGCTGCGGGCGCAGAAGATGGAGGCGCTGGGCCAGCTCACCGGAGGGCTGGCGCACGACTTCAACAACCTGCTGACCGTGATCATCGGCAACCTCGGCATCCTGACCGAGCAGCGACGTGACACCGCCGACACCGCCGAGTTCGTCGCCCCGGCGCTGCAGGCCGCGCGGCGTGGCGCCGAGCTGATCCGGCGCCTGCTGAGCTTTGCGCGCCAGCAGCCGCTCGCGGCGGTGGCGGTGAATGTCCACCAGGCCTTGATCGACGTCGCACGGCTGGTACGCCGCTCGCTGCCGGAGAGTTTGCAGATCGAGGTGCAGGCGCAATCCGGGCTGTGGATCTGGATCGACCCGGCCGAACTCGAGACCGCGTTGCTCAACCTGCTGCTCAATGCCCGCGATGCCACCGCGGGCAACGGCCGGGTGTCGATCCGCGCCAGCGCCGCCGAGCTGCTGCCCGATGCCGCCGGCGACCGTGGACTGGCGCCCGGACGCTACGTGCGCATCGATGTGAGCGACGACGGCTGCGGCATGGACGAGGCGACGCGCTCCCGCCTGTTCGACCCCTTTTTCACCACCAAGCCGCCAGGATCGGGCACCGGGCTCGGCATGGCGATGGTCTACGGCTTCGTTAACCAGTCGGGCGGTGCGATCGACGTCGAAAGCGCACCCGACCGCGGCACGACGATCTCGATCTGGCTGCCGGCGACCGATGCGCCTGACGACGAAGCCCTCGACGTGCCAGCCGAGTTGCCGCCGGGCGCGCAGCCGCAGGGCCTGGCGCTGCTGGTCGAAGACGATGCTGCGGTGCGCCAGGTGGTGCGCCACAACCTGCTCGCGCTGGGCTATGCGGTGCTGGAGGCCGGCAACGGCGCCGAGGCGCGCCAGATGCTCGCGCATGCGCCTGGCATCACCTTGCTGTTGACCGACGTGGTGATGCCCGGCGGTGTCGACGGCCGCGACCTGGCCCGCGAGGCCCGCGACCTGCACCACGTGCCGCGGGTGCTGCTGATGAGCGGCCACGCCCCGGCGCGCGCCGAAGCCGGCGATCTGCCCTTGTTGCGCAAACCCTTCAGCGCCGCCGAGCTGGCGGCGGCCTTGCGCGAACCGCGCGAGTGA